In Kitasatospora sp. NBC_00240, the following are encoded in one genomic region:
- a CDS encoding PP2C family protein-serine/threonine phosphatase produces MTADLSAVERALRTAAPYALLDAVRASLTGLYDVQQVELLLADYSLTVLQPVTELPRTAPALPVHTTAPGRAFGSQRPFAEPGAAEGRTVLHLPVTVRGDRLGVLSVGLDRTALTPAVQAELWEVAEMLGYHIVVAERDTDLYLQARRKNRLTLAAEMQWQLLPARACTRNEYAIGGQLEPAYAIHGDNFDWSGTEDRLTLTVTNGMGEGIEASLLTNLVINALRNARRAGVDIADQAALADQAVYGQYRGEAHVSVLLLEFHLDTGLVEIVDAGSPRLFRLRAGSVEHIPFEAQLPLGLADDTPYEAQRIRVERGDRLIFVSDGVHAVASRAGELYGERALARAILGTRLLPAAEVPRAVLTELVRHRDDDALDDALVVCLDWYGRHPSPADALPA; encoded by the coding sequence TTGACGGCCGACCTGTCGGCGGTCGAGCGCGCCCTGCGCACCGCCGCACCGTACGCCCTGCTGGACGCCGTACGCGCCTCACTGACCGGTCTGTACGACGTCCAGCAGGTCGAACTGCTCCTTGCCGACTACAGCCTGACCGTGCTGCAGCCCGTCACGGAACTGCCCCGGACGGCCCCGGCGCTCCCGGTGCACACCACCGCCCCCGGCCGCGCCTTCGGATCGCAGAGGCCGTTCGCCGAACCCGGGGCCGCCGAGGGCCGGACCGTGCTGCACCTGCCGGTGACCGTCCGGGGAGACCGCCTGGGGGTCCTGAGCGTCGGGCTCGACCGCACCGCCCTCACGCCGGCCGTGCAGGCCGAGCTGTGGGAGGTCGCCGAGATGCTCGGCTACCACATCGTCGTGGCGGAACGCGACACCGACCTCTACCTCCAGGCCCGCCGCAAGAACCGCCTCACCCTGGCCGCCGAGATGCAGTGGCAGCTCCTGCCGGCGCGTGCTTGCACCCGCAACGAGTACGCCATCGGCGGTCAGCTCGAACCGGCCTACGCGATCCACGGCGACAACTTCGACTGGTCCGGCACCGAGGACCGCCTCACCCTGACCGTCACCAACGGCATGGGTGAAGGCATCGAGGCGTCCCTGCTCACCAACCTCGTCATCAACGCCCTGCGCAATGCCCGCCGGGCCGGTGTGGACATCGCCGACCAGGCGGCGCTGGCGGACCAGGCCGTGTACGGGCAGTACCGCGGCGAGGCCCATGTCTCCGTCCTCCTGCTGGAGTTCCATCTCGACACCGGCCTGGTGGAGATCGTCGACGCGGGCTCGCCCCGGCTGTTCCGGCTCCGCGCGGGCTCGGTCGAGCACATCCCGTTCGAGGCGCAGCTGCCGCTCGGTCTCGCCGACGACACCCCGTACGAGGCGCAGCGCATCCGGGTCGAGCGAGGCGACCGGTTGATCTTCGTCAGCGACGGCGTCCACGCGGTCGCCTCCAGGGCGGGTGAGCTCTACGGCGAGCGCGCCCTGGCCAGGGCCATCCTGGGGACCCGGTTGCTGCCCGCGGCCGAGGTGCCCCGCGCCGTCCTGACCGAGCTCGTCAGGCACCGCGACGACGACGCCCTGGACGACGCCCTGGTCGTCTGCCTCGACTGGTACGGCCGCCATCCGTCGCCCGCCGACGCCTTGCCCGCCTGA
- a CDS encoding VOC family protein, whose amino-acid sequence MTDPTPAPQVWPSLRASDARALIRFLVEAFGFEETAVYGEGDRVDHAQLSWPEGGGVMLGSTRPTDEADRWPLRPGHFGAYVVTSDPDAVHARAVAAGAEVVDGLHETDYGSRDFAVRDPEGNHWSFGTYRGEPRKSPPPAAG is encoded by the coding sequence ATGACCGACCCGACGCCCGCACCGCAGGTGTGGCCCTCACTGCGGGCGAGCGACGCCCGCGCCCTGATCCGCTTCCTGGTCGAAGCCTTCGGCTTCGAGGAGACGGCCGTGTACGGCGAGGGCGACCGCGTCGACCACGCGCAGCTCAGCTGGCCGGAGGGCGGCGGCGTGATGCTCGGCTCCACCCGGCCGACGGACGAGGCCGACCGGTGGCCGTTGCGGCCGGGCCACTTCGGCGCGTACGTGGTGACCTCCGACCCGGACGCCGTGCACGCCCGCGCCGTCGCGGCCGGCGCCGAGGTGGTCGACGGGCTGCACGAGACCGACTACGGCTCCCGGGACTTCGCCGTCCGCGACCCGGAGGGCAACCACTGGTCCTTCGGCACCTACCGCGGTGAGCCGCGCAAGTCGCCGCCGCCGGCGGCGGGCTGA
- a CDS encoding alpha/beta fold hydrolase, translating into MSTTGSTDDGARWIRRFHPAPTSRLKLVCLPHAGGSANFYLRLSALLAPDIEVLAIQYPGRQDRWHEPVVEDIGTLADRVAAALRPWSGGPLALFGHSMGAVLGFEVARRLEAGAGRPPLALFASGRRAPSRTRDDRVHLLDDDALVAEIEALQGTTPGALADPELRALVLPGVRADYRAVETYRCPPGATVATPVTVLVGDADPRVGVAEAEAWSEHTSAGARVQVFPGGHFYLAEAWEEIADRIRRDLAAAPAAPGRTG; encoded by the coding sequence ATGAGCACGACGGGCAGCACCGACGACGGAGCGCGCTGGATCAGGCGCTTCCACCCGGCGCCGACGAGCCGGCTGAAGCTGGTCTGCCTGCCGCACGCGGGCGGCTCGGCCAACTTCTACCTGCGGCTGTCGGCGCTGCTCGCCCCCGACATCGAGGTGCTCGCGATCCAGTACCCGGGGCGGCAGGACCGTTGGCACGAACCGGTGGTGGAGGACATCGGGACGCTGGCCGACCGGGTCGCCGCCGCGCTGCGCCCCTGGTCGGGCGGCCCGCTGGCCCTGTTCGGGCACAGCATGGGCGCGGTGCTGGGCTTCGAGGTGGCCCGGCGGCTGGAGGCCGGCGCGGGCCGGCCGCCGCTCGCCCTGTTCGCCTCCGGCCGCCGGGCGCCGTCCCGGACCAGGGACGACCGGGTCCACCTGCTGGACGACGACGCCCTGGTGGCGGAGATCGAGGCCCTGCAGGGCACCACCCCCGGGGCGCTCGCCGACCCGGAGCTGCGTGCGCTGGTCCTGCCGGGCGTCCGGGCCGACTACCGGGCGGTCGAGACCTACCGCTGCCCGCCGGGCGCCACCGTCGCCACACCGGTCACCGTGCTGGTGGGGGACGCCGACCCGAGGGTCGGCGTCGCCGAGGCCGAGGCCTGGTCGGAGCACACCTCGGCGGGCGCCCGGGTGCAGGTCTTCCCCGGCGGGCACTTCTACCTGGCCGAGGCCTGGGAGGAGATCGCCGACCGGATCCGGCGCGACCTCGCGGCGGCGCCGGCCGCCCCGGGCCGGACGGGCTGA
- a CDS encoding STAS domain-containing protein — protein MAERPSTAPGDLTVQVSAGASVAYIELSGELDMDTVPQVEETVRQSLLARTRIVIFDVRGLSFCDCAGLGGLLRARQRIVGAHAVFHLENPPPMLVRLAALSGTGGALGLPATPPAVPADPARTDRARVGADH, from the coding sequence ATGGCCGAACGACCCAGCACGGCACCGGGCGACCTGACGGTGCAGGTCAGCGCCGGCGCGAGCGTCGCCTACATCGAACTGTCCGGTGAGCTCGACATGGACACCGTCCCGCAGGTCGAGGAGACCGTCCGCCAGTCGCTGCTCGCCCGGACCCGCATCGTCATCTTCGACGTCCGAGGCCTCTCCTTCTGCGACTGCGCGGGCCTGGGCGGCCTGCTGCGGGCCCGGCAGCGGATCGTCGGTGCACATGCCGTCTTCCATCTGGAGAATCCTCCGCCCATGCTGGTGCGTCTGGCGGCCCTCAGTGGCACCGGGGGCGCGCTCGGCCTCCCGGCGACGCCGCCCGCGGTGCCTGCCGATCCGGCC
- a CDS encoding GNAT family N-acetyltransferase has translation MTLGTATPPTWAVAPATVTSPEAAALLRDYLIDVSDRYFLHHQGRVSTPDEIEEGLAAFPSDDLAPPTGLFLVGRHGGRPQSCAGLRVRDAGTVELTRVFVRSEVRGTGGGARLLAAVDEAARGLGARRIVLDTRLDLVEARALYSRHGYAEIPAYSSGPYAEVWYGKELAPAEPAGV, from the coding sequence ATGACCCTCGGCACCGCCACCCCACCGACCTGGGCCGTCGCCCCGGCCACCGTCACCTCGCCGGAGGCGGCCGCGCTGCTCCGCGACTACCTGATCGACGTCAGCGACCGCTACTTCCTGCACCACCAGGGGCGGGTCTCCACCCCCGACGAGATCGAGGAGGGGCTGGCGGCCTTCCCGAGCGACGACCTCGCGCCGCCCACCGGGCTGTTCCTGGTCGGCCGTCACGGCGGCCGGCCGCAGTCCTGCGCGGGCCTGCGGGTGCGGGACGCCGGCACGGTCGAGCTGACCCGGGTGTTCGTCCGGTCCGAGGTGCGCGGTACGGGCGGCGGAGCCCGGCTGCTGGCCGCCGTGGACGAGGCGGCCCGGGGGCTCGGTGCCCGCCGGATCGTGCTGGACACCAGGCTGGACCTGGTCGAGGCCCGCGCGCTCTACAGCCGGCACGGCTACGCCGAGATCCCGGCCTACAGCAGCGGCCCCTACGCGGAGGTCTGGTACGGCAAGGAGCTCGCGCCCGCCGAACCGGCCGGCGTCTGA
- a CDS encoding MmcQ/YjbR family DNA-binding protein produces the protein MPPKEPPVGRPVDPTAGPPAALERLRTLCLALPGCEERVSHGEPSWFAGGRRMFVTFADHHHDDRTACWTAAPAGVQEHLVATDPERFFRPPYVGHRGWVGVYLDRPVDWPHLADLLLEAYRLTAPARLRAALDEQA, from the coding sequence GTGCCGCCGAAGGAACCCCCCGTCGGACGGCCGGTCGACCCCACGGCCGGGCCGCCGGCCGCGCTGGAGCGGCTGCGCACGCTCTGCCTGGCGCTGCCCGGCTGCGAGGAGCGGGTGAGCCACGGGGAGCCCAGCTGGTTCGCCGGCGGCAGGCGGATGTTCGTCACCTTCGCCGACCACCACCACGACGACCGCACCGCCTGCTGGACGGCCGCGCCGGCCGGCGTCCAGGAACACCTGGTGGCCACCGACCCCGAGCGGTTCTTCCGCCCGCCGTACGTGGGCCACCGCGGCTGGGTCGGGGTGTACCTGGACCGGCCGGTGGACTGGCCGCACCTGGCCGACCTGCTGCTGGAGGCCTACCGCCTCACCGCCCCGGCCCGGCTGCGCGCCGCCCTCGACGAGCAGGCCTGA
- a CDS encoding MarR family winged helix-turn-helix transcriptional regulator: protein MDKVSPLPGRPDDAAVASSVVELLEVLWGGGRDLVAAPVSVSQLRVLYVLEAHDGINLRTLTETLDSRPSSASRLCDRLEAIGLVQRTASAASRRELELRLTPAGRTFLAGLRAGRQQSLEGILQHMPEADRRALLSGLRSFRAAALGTAAEMAPGAGTGTEPAGAGPTAVAEGVRGIGSARSA from the coding sequence ATGGACAAAGTCTCCCCGCTGCCGGGCCGCCCGGACGACGCAGCCGTCGCGTCCTCCGTGGTGGAACTCCTGGAGGTGCTCTGGGGCGGCGGCCGCGATCTCGTCGCCGCGCCGGTGTCGGTGTCGCAGCTGCGGGTGCTCTACGTCCTGGAGGCCCACGACGGCATCAACCTGCGCACCCTCACCGAGACGCTGGACTCCCGCCCCTCCTCGGCGAGCAGGCTGTGCGACCGGTTGGAGGCGATCGGCCTGGTGCAGCGCACCGCCAGCGCGGCCAGCCGGCGTGAGCTCGAACTGCGCCTCACGCCCGCCGGACGGACATTTCTCGCCGGCCTGCGCGCGGGCCGGCAGCAGTCCCTGGAAGGGATCCTCCAGCACATGCCCGAGGCGGACCGCCGTGCCCTGCTGTCCGGGCTGAGGTCCTTCCGCGCCGCCGCGCTGGGCACGGCCGCGGAGATGGCCCCCGGGGCAGGCACAGGCACGGAACCGGCCGGGGCCGGACCCACGGCCGTGGCCGAGGGCGTGCGCGGCATCGGGTCCGCCCGGAGCGCCTGA